A genomic window from Algoriphagus sp. Y33 includes:
- a CDS encoding thioesterase family protein codes for MKYIEDEILVNIRFSEVDSLGIVWHGNYLKFFEDGRENLGLKYGMSYHDLYENKLILPIVDTRLQFKSVLKFGHVARLVTRLQYNQAAKVIYKYTVYNETTGKLAAVGETTQVFVNEEMELQLNTPPVFENWKSNQVWLEK; via the coding sequence ATGAAATATATAGAGGACGAAATACTGGTTAATATCCGTTTTTCCGAAGTAGATTCCTTGGGAATAGTCTGGCACGGAAATTACTTAAAGTTTTTTGAAGATGGTCGCGAAAATCTCGGACTGAAGTATGGTATGTCGTACCATGATCTCTATGAGAACAAGCTGATTTTGCCAATAGTCGATACTAGGTTGCAGTTTAAATCGGTGTTGAAATTCGGTCATGTGGCTCGTCTCGTCACGCGACTGCAGTATAATCAAGCTGCCAAAGTTATTTACAAATACACAGTTTATAATGAAACCACCGGTAAGCTGGCAGCTGTGGGAGAAACTACCCAAGTCTTTGTGAATGAAGAAATGGAATTGCAGTTGAATACTCCTCCGGTTTTTGAAAATTGGAAGTCTAATCAAGTATGGCTGGAAAAATAA
- a CDS encoding phosphopantetheine-binding protein, producing the protein MSLQEEIKKHLIEQLNLEDLAPEDIADDQPLFGDAGIGLDSIDALEIIVILDNHFGVVLENPELGREVFKSVNTLADYIVKSRS; encoded by the coding sequence ATGAGTTTACAGGAAGAAATAAAAAAGCATTTGATTGAGCAGTTGAATCTGGAAGATCTGGCTCCTGAGGATATTGCAGATGATCAGCCGCTTTTTGGGGACGCAGGCATAGGGTTGGATTCAATTGATGCACTGGAGATTATTGTGATCCTGGATAATCATTTCGGAGTAGTATTGGAAAATCCGGAGTTGGGAAGGGAAGTTTTTAAGTCAGTGAATACACTTGCAGATTATATTGTAAAAAGTCGGTCTTGA
- a CDS encoding 3-oxoacyl-ACP synthase: protein MAIHVISSCSIENGNVTVNGKTVFSLENGDFSEFLKTAFKELDSIYPKFYKMDKLCQLAFLGSEYLLKQTKQTFGDDEVALVFYNGQSSLDTDSKHQQLIYERAKVSPAVFVYTLPNIMMGEIAIRNKWYGENLLILKPSFNFEEWTMEADLLISGEKATYCLGGWIDVFQENYQLQLYLVEAEGVKMSTLSI from the coding sequence ATGGCAATACACGTAATCTCTTCCTGTAGTATTGAAAATGGCAATGTAACCGTCAACGGGAAAACTGTGTTTTCTCTTGAAAACGGAGACTTTTCCGAGTTCTTGAAGACAGCGTTTAAGGAGCTGGATTCTATCTACCCGAAGTTTTACAAGATGGATAAGCTATGCCAACTGGCATTTTTGGGATCAGAATATTTGTTGAAACAGACAAAGCAAACTTTCGGAGATGATGAAGTTGCCTTGGTTTTTTATAACGGGCAATCCAGTTTGGATACGGATTCAAAACATCAACAGCTAATTTATGAAAGGGCGAAAGTCAGCCCGGCGGTCTTTGTATATACCTTGCCGAACATTATGATGGGGGAAATAGCCATCAGAAATAAATGGTATGGAGAAAATCTGCTTATTTTGAAGCCAAGTTTTAATTTCGAAGAATGGACGATGGAAGCTGATTTGCTGATTTCCGGCGAAAAAGCCACCTATTGTCTTGGAGGCTGGATAGATGTATTTCAGGAGAATTATCAGCTGCAACTTTATCTGGTGGAAGCTGAGGGAGTTAAAATGTCTACATTAAGTATATAA
- a CDS encoding DUF2062 domain-containing protein, producing the protein MEKKVCIIIPTYNNEATLSEVISGVLSICPDLLVVNDGSTDSTESILQAFPELDFISYEINQGKGYALRKGFEHAFGLGFDYAITLDSDGQHEPENIQDLLDQIQFLERETVLMGSRNMTQAGIPKKSSFGNNFSNFWFWVDTGIKLSDTQTGFRAYPLAAVMDKRWFTKKFEFEIEAIVRLAWDGIPIKEVPIHVSYPEDRVSHFRPFTDFSRISVLNTVLFALALVYYAPKRLLFTKGDSNIFKQIRREFQRHQDDPIHMAGSVGLGLFFGVFPIWGFQMIVAFFVASLLKLNRVIVLTFSNISLPPLIPVIILSSYFFGSFFVKEKVLIPDFSEITLETIYLQLYQYLVGAVILSFVLGVLGFGVAYLLMKIRGK; encoded by the coding sequence ATGGAAAAGAAAGTTTGCATCATCATCCCTACTTATAACAATGAAGCCACGCTCAGTGAAGTAATATCCGGAGTCTTGTCAATTTGTCCTGACTTATTGGTGGTAAATGATGGCTCTACAGATAGTACAGAATCAATTCTGCAGGCTTTTCCTGAATTGGATTTCATTAGCTATGAAATTAATCAGGGTAAGGGATATGCACTGAGAAAAGGATTTGAACATGCTTTCGGACTGGGGTTTGATTATGCCATTACCTTGGACTCGGACGGCCAGCATGAGCCTGAAAATATCCAAGATCTTCTGGATCAGATTCAGTTCTTGGAAAGGGAAACTGTTCTGATGGGCTCTCGCAATATGACCCAAGCAGGTATTCCTAAGAAAAGCAGTTTCGGCAATAACTTCAGTAATTTTTGGTTTTGGGTGGATACAGGAATTAAGCTTTCTGATACGCAGACTGGGTTTAGGGCTTATCCATTAGCTGCGGTTATGGATAAGAGATGGTTTACCAAGAAGTTTGAGTTTGAGATAGAGGCAATTGTCCGACTGGCATGGGATGGGATTCCAATCAAGGAAGTGCCTATCCATGTCAGTTACCCAGAAGATAGGGTCAGCCATTTTCGCCCGTTTACCGATTTCAGTAGAATTTCCGTGTTGAATACGGTGCTGTTTGCATTGGCCTTGGTTTATTATGCACCCAAGCGTCTATTGTTCACAAAAGGGGACAGTAATATATTTAAACAGATTAGGAGAGAGTTTCAGAGACATCAAGACGACCCTATCCATATGGCAGGTTCGGTGGGGTTGGGATTGTTTTTTGGAGTGTTTCCGATTTGGGGATTTCAGATGATTGTGGCATTTTTTGTAGCAAGCCTGCTGAAACTCAATCGGGTCATTGTCCTTACTTTTTCGAATATTAGTCTGCCTCCTTTGATTCCTGTGATTATATTGTCGAGCTACTTTTTTGGAAGCTTCTTTGTAAAAGAGAAAGTGCTGATTCCTGATTTTTCTGAAATAACCTTAGAGACAATTTATCTTCAGCTTTATCAGTATTTGGTCGGGGCTGTGATTTTATCTTTTGTCTTGGGTGTTCTGGGATTTGGGGTTGCGTATCTTTTGATGAAAATCAGGGGAAAGTGA
- a CDS encoding beta-ketoacyl synthase chain length factor, with protein MRKLYIHHAVSISAQGFWEGFCLSDLKEDLQEFRAFDPDYKTVIPVMTLRRMSKSTKMALMCGLTISQNAALDWDAIIVGTGLGNLADTEKFLNLISGSAAGLNSPTAFTQSSHNTLSGQLALQLKNHGYNMTHVQRNFSFENALKDATLQSQSGMNNILLGVADEYIPLLDSLAREAGYGEADISQLGEGASFFQMSANIPSEIFVKDILIKTKAESFSEEIDTFLMKNQVDKKFCLLLTTADLKSNCDMDQRSVAGLAGRYMTSSGLAMHLGCSYLSEKAYRHILICATSATGLGLTLLGHE; from the coding sequence ATGAGAAAGCTATACATCCATCATGCGGTTTCGATTTCTGCCCAAGGCTTTTGGGAAGGTTTTTGTCTGTCGGATTTGAAGGAGGATCTGCAAGAATTCAGGGCTTTTGATCCGGACTACAAAACAGTGATTCCGGTAATGACATTGCGAAGGATGTCAAAAAGCACCAAAATGGCTTTGATGTGTGGTTTGACAATTTCCCAAAATGCTGCCTTGGATTGGGATGCGATAATTGTGGGAACGGGACTTGGGAATCTAGCGGATACGGAGAAGTTTTTGAATCTTATTTCAGGTTCTGCAGCAGGTTTGAATTCCCCGACTGCCTTTACTCAGTCCAGCCATAATACGCTTTCCGGGCAGCTTGCTTTGCAACTGAAGAATCACGGCTATAATATGACACATGTGCAGCGAAATTTTTCTTTTGAAAATGCCTTGAAAGATGCAACCCTTCAGTCCCAATCCGGAATGAATAACATTCTACTAGGGGTAGCAGATGAGTATATTCCCTTGCTTGATAGTTTGGCGAGAGAGGCGGGTTACGGGGAAGCGGACATTTCCCAATTAGGCGAAGGAGCGTCGTTTTTTCAGATGAGTGCCAATATTCCTTCAGAGATTTTTGTAAAGGATATCTTGATCAAGACGAAAGCTGAGAGCTTTTCTGAAGAAATTGATACTTTTTTAATGAAAAATCAGGTTGATAAGAAATTCTGTTTGCTTCTTACCACGGCCGATTTGAAAAGCAACTGCGATATGGATCAAAGATCTGTGGCAGGATTAGCGGGAAGATATATGACCAGCTCAGGCTTAGCGATGCATTTGGGATGTTCGTATTTATCAGAGAAAGCGTATCGGCATATCTTGATCTGTGCCACTTCAGCTACCGGTTTAGGCTTAACATTGCTTGGCCATGAGTAA
- a CDS encoding ribonucleoside-diphosphate reductase subunit alpha: MLVLKRDGRRESVRFDKITTRIENLCYELDQKFIQPIDVAKKVIDGLYDGVSTTELDNLAAEVCASLTVKHPDYAILAARIAISNLHKTTSQSFSNTMKRLYTHVNPKTDENAALLDPEVYGIIKNNAAKLDAAIDYKRDFGYDYFGFKTLERSYLIRLNGKVVERPQHMLMRVAVGIHKEDMESVIETYNLLSEKWFTHATPTLFNAGTPKPQLSSCFLLTMKDDSIDGIYDTLKQCAKISQSAGGIGLSIHHVRAKGSYIKGTNGVSNGIVPMLRNFDMTARYVDQGGGKRKGSFAIYLEPWHADIKDFLELKRNHGKEEMRARDLFYALWIPDLFMKRVEQNLEWSLFCPHEAPGLSECHGEEFERLYEKYEREGKARETIKAQELWFEVLESQIETGTPYMLYKDAANGKSNQKNLGTIKSSNLCTEIIEYTAPDEVAVCNLASIALPKFVTQGPDGKLFFDHQKLYEITKVATKNLNKVIDVNYYPVEEAKRSNFRHRPIGLGIQGLADAFILLRMPFDSPEAKGLNEDIFETMYFAAVETSMELAKVQGTYETYEGSPASKGELQFDLWGVTPKSGRWDWTGVKEKIKKYGMRNSLLMAPMPTASTSQILGNNECFEPYTSNIYTRRTLSGEFIIVNKHLMKDLIALGLWDDTMRNRLISTNGSVQNVPGIPQHIKDIYKTVWEISQKIIIDMSADRGAYICQSQSMNVFMQDPNFGKLTSMHFYAWKKGLKTGMYYLRSQAATAAIKFTLDKTGFEPKVEKAQQEIVEVKSQKQDAIACSLDDPEGCEMCGS, from the coding sequence ATGCTAGTATTAAAAAGAGACGGAAGGCGAGAATCAGTACGATTCGACAAAATCACAACCAGAATTGAAAACCTCTGCTATGAGTTAGACCAAAAATTCATTCAGCCAATTGATGTTGCCAAAAAGGTGATTGATGGCTTATATGATGGTGTTTCCACTACAGAACTGGATAACTTGGCCGCAGAAGTCTGCGCCTCTCTGACGGTGAAGCATCCGGATTACGCAATATTGGCTGCGAGAATCGCTATCTCCAATCTTCACAAGACTACTAGTCAGTCTTTTTCAAACACCATGAAAAGACTATATACTCACGTAAATCCAAAGACCGACGAAAATGCAGCTTTGCTGGATCCGGAAGTCTATGGCATCATCAAAAACAACGCAGCCAAACTAGATGCGGCAATTGATTACAAAAGGGATTTTGGATATGATTATTTCGGATTCAAGACTTTGGAGAGAAGTTACTTGATCCGGTTGAATGGAAAAGTAGTAGAACGTCCCCAGCATATGCTGATGAGAGTGGCTGTTGGGATCCACAAGGAGGACATGGAATCAGTGATTGAAACGTACAATCTTCTTTCCGAAAAGTGGTTTACGCATGCTACTCCTACACTCTTCAATGCCGGCACGCCAAAACCCCAGCTTTCCTCCTGCTTCTTGCTTACCATGAAGGATGATAGTATTGACGGAATCTACGATACCTTGAAACAATGCGCCAAGATCTCCCAGTCTGCCGGGGGCATAGGTCTTTCTATTCACCATGTAAGAGCCAAAGGTTCCTATATCAAAGGTACAAACGGGGTGTCCAATGGGATCGTACCGATGCTTAGAAACTTTGACATGACAGCCCGCTACGTCGATCAGGGTGGAGGAAAAAGAAAAGGAAGCTTTGCGATCTATCTTGAGCCTTGGCACGCAGACATCAAAGATTTCTTGGAACTTAAAAGAAATCACGGAAAAGAAGAGATGAGGGCGAGAGATTTGTTCTATGCACTCTGGATTCCGGATTTATTCATGAAGCGTGTGGAGCAAAATTTGGAATGGTCACTATTCTGTCCGCATGAGGCTCCGGGGCTTTCTGAGTGTCATGGAGAAGAATTCGAAAGACTCTATGAAAAGTACGAAAGAGAAGGCAAAGCACGTGAGACTATCAAAGCACAAGAACTTTGGTTTGAAGTACTGGAATCCCAAATTGAGACAGGTACACCATACATGCTTTACAAAGATGCAGCAAACGGTAAATCAAACCAGAAGAACCTTGGAACCATCAAATCATCCAATCTGTGTACCGAGATTATAGAATACACAGCACCTGATGAAGTAGCGGTTTGTAACTTGGCTTCTATCGCACTTCCAAAATTTGTAACCCAAGGGCCGGATGGAAAACTGTTCTTTGATCATCAAAAACTATATGAAATCACTAAAGTAGCCACCAAAAACCTGAACAAGGTGATTGACGTAAACTACTATCCTGTGGAAGAGGCGAAAAGATCAAATTTCCGCCACCGTCCGATCGGTCTCGGAATCCAGGGACTGGCGGATGCATTTATTCTGCTACGTATGCCTTTTGATTCTCCGGAAGCCAAAGGCCTAAATGAAGACATCTTCGAAACAATGTACTTTGCAGCCGTAGAGACTTCCATGGAACTTGCCAAAGTTCAAGGCACCTACGAAACCTACGAAGGTTCTCCGGCATCCAAAGGAGAGTTACAGTTTGATCTTTGGGGTGTGACACCAAAGTCCGGAAGATGGGACTGGACCGGGGTAAAAGAAAAGATCAAGAAATACGGAATGAGAAACTCGCTGTTGATGGCTCCCATGCCTACTGCTTCTACTTCTCAGATTCTGGGCAATAATGAGTGCTTTGAACCTTACACTTCCAATATCTACACCAGAAGAACACTGTCGGGTGAGTTCATTATTGTGAATAAGCACTTGATGAAGGACTTGATTGCGCTTGGTCTCTGGGATGACACCATGAGAAACAGATTGATCTCAACCAACGGTTCTGTACAGAATGTGCCTGGAATACCTCAGCATATCAAAGACATTTACAAAACCGTGTGGGAGATTTCACAGAAAATCATCATTGATATGTCCGCTGACAGAGGCGCATACATCTGTCAGTCTCAAAGTATGAATGTCTTCATGCAAGATCCAAACTTCGGTAAATTGACTTCCATGCATTTCTACGCTTGGAAAAAAGGGTTGAAGACAGGTATGTATTACTTGAGATCTCAAGCAGCCACAGCAGCTATTAAATTCACGTTGGATAAAACAGGATTTGAACCTAAAGTTGAAAAAGCCCAGCAAGAAATAGTAGAGGTAAAATCCCAAAAACAAGATGCCATTGCATGTTCTCTCGACGATCCTGAAGGATGTGAAATGTGTGGAAGTTAA
- a CDS encoding ribonucleotide-diphosphate reductase subunit beta yields the protein MQNEPILEENKNRFVLFPIQHNDIWQYYKKAEASFWTAEEIDLGQDMVDWKALNDGERHFISHVLAFFAASDGIVNENLAEHFVSEVQYTEAKFFYGFQIAMENIHSETYSLLIDTYIKDAVERDKLLHAIEHIDCVKKKADWALRWIDNGNFQERLIAFAAVEGIFFSGSFCSIFWLKKRGLMPGLTFSNELISRDEGLHCDFACHLYTKHLNNQLPKETVREIIRDAVEIEKEFVTDALPVRLIGMNAELMCQYIEFVADRLLDELECEKIWNSTNPFDFMDMISLQGKTNFFEKRVGDYQKAGVMKSNEGSDDSPRFSIGEDF from the coding sequence ATGCAGAACGAACCAATATTAGAAGAGAACAAGAACCGCTTTGTTTTATTCCCCATACAGCACAATGACATTTGGCAGTATTATAAGAAAGCCGAGGCAAGCTTTTGGACTGCTGAAGAAATTGATTTAGGCCAAGATATGGTGGATTGGAAAGCATTAAATGACGGAGAGCGCCATTTTATATCCCACGTTCTGGCATTTTTTGCAGCCAGTGACGGAATAGTAAATGAAAACTTGGCTGAGCACTTCGTCTCTGAAGTTCAATATACAGAAGCTAAATTCTTCTATGGCTTTCAGATCGCCATGGAAAACATCCACTCAGAAACGTACAGCCTCCTTATCGATACTTACATCAAAGATGCTGTAGAGCGTGACAAGCTACTACACGCCATAGAGCACATTGACTGTGTAAAGAAAAAGGCAGACTGGGCACTTAGGTGGATTGACAACGGTAACTTCCAAGAGCGTCTCATCGCTTTTGCCGCGGTAGAAGGAATCTTTTTCTCAGGTTCGTTTTGCTCTATTTTCTGGCTCAAGAAAAGGGGCTTGATGCCGGGACTTACCTTCTCCAATGAATTAATCTCCCGTGATGAAGGTTTACACTGTGACTTTGCTTGCCATCTGTATACAAAGCACCTGAACAATCAACTGCCGAAAGAAACGGTCCGGGAAATCATTCGGGATGCTGTAGAGATTGAAAAAGAATTTGTAACCGATGCATTGCCTGTACGGCTCATCGGAATGAACGCTGAACTAATGTGTCAGTACATTGAATTCGTAGCAGATAGACTGCTTGACGAATTAGAATGTGAAAAAATATGGAACAGCACAAACCCTTTTGATTTTATGGATATGATCTCACTTCAGGGGAAAACCAATTTTTTCGAGAAAAGAGTTGGGGACTACCAAAAAGCGGGAGTCATGAAATCTAACGAGGGCTCTGATGATTCACCAAGATTCTCCATTGGTGAGGACTTCTAA
- a CDS encoding beta-ketoacyl-[acyl-carrier-protein] synthase family protein produces MTKINITGLGVVSALGISAKHHFNQLRSGMIGISHHQRDGQYFYAGKVPFNNRQLSKLGGVAFSEYTSRTALLGILAAKEALGRTVVDSGMPAAFINGTTVGGMDLSEKYFSSKAKGEQGDAALFQMHDLGANSAYIAENIGDFEYVSTISTACSSAANAIMLGAQLIHSGEYHRVLVGGTDALCNFTTEGFRSLMVYDPHLCQPFDANRRGLNLGEGAGCLLLESDESVRQSGNRSLAKLTGWANRNDAFHNTGTSPEGIGAQKAMRTALEIADLKPDQISYINAHGTGTQNNDSSELVAMEAVFGDNLPAFSSTKGATGHTLAASGAIEAVFAVQSLLENCAFGNFSITEPMTASHSLLRKAVSKDIHHVMSNSFGFGGNSTSLIFSKN; encoded by the coding sequence TTGACTAAGATTAATATTACCGGACTAGGAGTGGTGAGTGCTTTGGGTATCAGTGCAAAGCATCACTTCAATCAACTCAGATCGGGGATGATAGGCATAAGTCATCATCAGCGTGATGGACAGTATTTCTATGCCGGAAAAGTACCTTTTAACAATAGACAACTATCAAAATTAGGTGGAGTTGCTTTTTCAGAATATACCTCAAGAACGGCACTATTGGGGATTTTGGCTGCCAAAGAAGCCCTGGGTAGAACCGTTGTAGACTCTGGAATGCCTGCTGCATTTATCAATGGAACCACAGTAGGCGGAATGGATCTCAGTGAGAAATATTTCTCTTCAAAAGCCAAAGGTGAGCAGGGAGATGCAGCTCTTTTTCAAATGCATGACTTAGGTGCCAACTCAGCGTACATTGCGGAAAATATTGGTGATTTTGAGTATGTAAGTACAATTTCTACTGCATGTTCTTCAGCTGCAAATGCAATCATGTTAGGGGCGCAATTGATCCATTCGGGAGAATATCACCGTGTGCTGGTAGGCGGAACTGATGCGTTGTGCAACTTTACAACCGAAGGATTTAGATCTTTGATGGTTTATGATCCTCACTTATGCCAACCATTTGATGCAAATCGGCGTGGCCTAAATCTGGGTGAAGGAGCGGGCTGTTTGCTTTTGGAAAGTGACGAGAGTGTAAGGCAAAGCGGGAATCGAAGCCTTGCAAAACTTACAGGCTGGGCCAATCGCAACGATGCGTTTCATAACACCGGGACTTCTCCTGAAGGAATCGGCGCGCAAAAAGCCATGCGTACAGCCCTCGAAATAGCAGATCTTAAGCCTGATCAAATCAGCTACATCAATGCCCATGGTACTGGAACCCAGAATAACGATTCATCGGAATTGGTAGCCATGGAAGCTGTTTTCGGAGATAATCTCCCTGCATTCAGCTCTACCAAAGGAGCAACGGGACACACCTTGGCAGCTTCGGGAGCGATAGAAGCTGTCTTTGCGGTGCAAAGTTTACTTGAAAACTGCGCTTTTGGAAACTTCAGTATTACTGAGCCCATGACAGCATCTCATTCACTTTTGCGAAAAGCTGTTTCAAAAGACATTCATCACGTCATGTCAAATTCTTTCGGATTTGGCGGGAATTCCACCTCTTTGATTTTTTCTAAGAATTGA
- a CDS encoding polysaccharide deacetylase family protein — protein MSKIQVALGIAVLLAVVILTTSIPNLYLIALAVGFSFFLFAMAMLIKPQFFVKYVLKTTENNVLLSFDDGPDPVNTPLVLDILKKHKVTAMFFLIGEKVKGNEALIQRMHAEGHLLGSHSYSHDPMIGLWSRKKTTLDIGDGHDALQIIIPEAGNWYRPPFGVTNPNIAFALQKCGLHAVGWTVRSYDTVKKDPEKLLESLKRKIKGSDIVLLHDTQAYTVSIVESLIVELKRKKMTLKAELN, from the coding sequence ATGAGTAAAATTCAGGTTGCTTTGGGAATAGCCGTGCTGCTTGCGGTTGTGATTTTGACGACCTCAATTCCCAACTTATACTTGATTGCTTTGGCTGTAGGGTTTTCATTTTTTTTGTTTGCCATGGCCATGCTTATCAAACCGCAATTTTTTGTCAAGTATGTGTTGAAGACGACTGAAAATAATGTTTTGCTTAGTTTTGATGATGGACCCGATCCTGTGAATACGCCTTTGGTGTTGGATATTCTGAAAAAGCATAAGGTGACCGCCATGTTTTTTCTGATCGGGGAAAAAGTGAAGGGGAATGAAGCACTTATTCAGAGAATGCATGCAGAAGGGCATTTACTCGGAAGTCATTCATATAGTCATGATCCTATGATCGGTCTTTGGAGCAGAAAGAAGACGACCTTGGATATCGGTGACGGACATGATGCGTTGCAGATTATAATTCCTGAGGCGGGCAACTGGTATCGACCTCCATTTGGAGTTACTAATCCAAACATCGCCTTTGCACTCCAAAAATGCGGATTGCACGCTGTAGGATGGACGGTGAGAAGCTATGATACCGTCAAAAAAGATCCTGAAAAATTGCTTGAAAGTTTGAAGCGGAAAATAAAAGGATCAGATATTGTACTCTTGCATGATACACAAGCTTACACAGTCTCGATAGTGGAATCTTTGATAGTGGAACTGAAAAGAAAAAAAATGACCCTAAAAGCTGAATTGAATTAA
- a CDS encoding beta-ketoacyl synthase has product MAGKITVFVGGENVISPLGWGVQEAFSNAKNGRTGLKELEQPFQGISKLNAAKFDDSSFSTDSAIAEFAGESCYGSLGELHFAHQLEERWLFVLSTTKGDIVHLKNGDMERANPYYLMQQLQKELPFPSEGKVISCACISGLSALIYAADKIAADQVDHALVVGADLLSEFTTLGFESFFALDTAQCKPFDKHRNGLNLGEAAASVVLSKDKSLFKSEPFRYQGGATSNDANHISGPSRTGEGLYRAVSRALKNSDLSADQIQFVSAHGTGTLYNDEMEAKAFNRLGLGKTPLNGLKGYFGHTLGASSLIELAMTMQSMRVGLLLKTFGCLDTGTETELNVLKENLEIDVKLALKTASGFGGCNAAVLIEKQ; this is encoded by the coding sequence ATGGCTGGAAAAATAACGGTTTTTGTAGGAGGGGAAAATGTGATTTCACCATTAGGATGGGGGGTGCAGGAAGCTTTTTCCAATGCAAAGAATGGAAGAACCGGTCTCAAGGAATTGGAGCAGCCATTTCAGGGGATATCAAAATTGAATGCGGCTAAATTTGATGACTCTTCCTTCTCTACTGACTCAGCAATAGCGGAATTTGCCGGAGAAAGTTGCTATGGAAGTTTGGGAGAGTTGCATTTCGCACATCAATTGGAAGAGCGATGGCTGTTTGTGTTGAGTACTACAAAGGGTGATATTGTCCATTTGAAAAATGGCGATATGGAGCGTGCAAATCCCTATTATTTGATGCAACAGCTTCAGAAGGAATTACCGTTTCCTTCTGAAGGAAAGGTGATTTCATGTGCCTGTATTTCAGGATTGTCTGCATTGATTTATGCAGCGGACAAGATTGCCGCTGATCAAGTAGATCATGCGCTTGTAGTTGGGGCAGATCTACTTAGCGAATTTACCACACTGGGTTTCGAGTCTTTTTTCGCACTGGACACAGCACAATGCAAACCCTTTGACAAACATAGAAATGGATTGAATCTGGGAGAAGCAGCAGCAAGTGTTGTATTGTCGAAGGATAAAAGTCTCTTCAAATCCGAACCTTTCCGGTATCAGGGCGGAGCTACAAGCAATGATGCTAATCATATTTCGGGGCCTTCCCGGACGGGAGAAGGTCTTTACAGGGCAGTTTCAAGGGCGCTTAAAAACAGTGATTTATCGGCTGATCAGATTCAATTTGTATCAGCTCACGGAACCGGGACATTGTACAACGATGAAATGGAGGCTAAGGCTTTTAACCGATTGGGCTTGGGGAAAACGCCTTTGAATGGTTTGAAAGGCTATTTTGGACATACACTGGGAGCGAGTAGTCTGATCGAGCTCGCAATGACTATGCAGAGCATGCGAGTGGGCTTGCTGCTAAAGACATTTGGATGTTTGGATACAGGGACAGAAACTGAACTCAATGTATTAAAGGAAAATCTTGAAATTGACGTAAAACTTGCACTGAAAACGGCGTCGGGTTTTGGCGGCTGTAATGCGGCGGTTTTAATAGAAAAACAGTAA
- a CDS encoding outer membrane lipoprotein carrier protein LolA, which yields MQFLLTLLLFVTLSAPVFAQNQDAAFATGLQEHYKTVKSITADFTQRKQSLLFDEPLVSSGLFYYEKPDKIRWEQQDPSATYFILNKDEVIQFDGEAIKKSTGLNMQMSIFRQFILSTVDGSILNDPSFDKSFLGKNGKMSITLVPMDKRMAKRLTKIELVFDEKTLLLDQLKMHENQNDFTEIIFTNQELNTKIPASIFQ from the coding sequence ATGCAATTTCTACTTACGCTCCTATTGTTTGTTACGCTGTCCGCTCCTGTTTTTGCCCAGAATCAGGATGCAGCTTTTGCCACCGGATTACAGGAACACTACAAGACTGTAAAATCCATAACGGCTGATTTTACCCAGCGAAAACAGAGCTTGCTATTTGATGAGCCACTGGTGTCCAGCGGTCTTTTTTATTATGAAAAACCTGACAAAATCCGCTGGGAACAACAAGACCCAAGTGCTACTTATTTTATCCTGAATAAGGATGAGGTAATTCAGTTTGATGGGGAAGCTATTAAAAAATCAACGGGCTTGAATATGCAGATGAGCATTTTCAGGCAGTTTATCCTGAGTACTGTGGATGGGTCTATCCTGAATGATCCTTCATTTGATAAGAGCTTTCTGGGCAAGAATGGCAAAATGTCCATCACACTAGTGCCTATGGATAAGCGGATGGCGAAGCGGTTGACGAAGATAGAACTGGTCTTTGATGAGAAAACGTTGCTGCTCGATCAGCTGAAAATGCACGAGAATCAGAACGATTTCACGGAAATTATTTTTACAAACCAGGAATTAAATACTAAGATTCCCGCATCAATTTTCCAATAA